The region ATTGTCAATAGAGTCAAACGTGCGGATCTCACTCAAACCACGCTTCGACAATAAAAGCGTCATCGCCGCCGTCAACGTCGTCTTGCCGTGATCCACATGTCCAATCGTACCTACGTTTATGTGAGGCTTCGTTCGCTCAAATTTCTCCTTTGCCATAACCTGTTCTCCTTGATTACTGCATGTCGATTACAGAGCCTACGACCGGGCTTGAACCGGTGACCTCGTCCTTACCAAGGACGTGCTCTACCGACTGAGCTACGTAGGCATCCAAAGAAATTTTAGACCAAGGGGCATTGAAAGTAGTTTTTTGCGTGTGATTTCCATAAACCCGTTCTGAGCGGCGGACGGGGCTCGAACCCGCGACCCTCAGCTTGGAAGGCTGATGCTCTACCAACTGAGCTACCACCGCATTCTTATCACCCACCACTGTGCCTCTTATCTTCTGGATGCGTACGGTTCTTGTGGGGAGAGATGGATTTGAACCACCGTAGGCTTGCGCCGCCAGATTTACAGTCTGGTGCATTTGACCGCTCTGCCATCTCCCCCAGTTTTCATGAGGATGTGAAATACCCAAGGTAACCATAAACTTGATGTTTTGTTTTCTTCTGCGTTTTTTCTAGGGTCAAAAACCCTTTTTCAAATTCTCTCGGGGCGGGAGCCCTGTACCGCTACTTTTATTCTTATAATGTGTTGCCTGAGGGAAGTCTCTCCAGCTGGCTGTCGGGCAACGTCCCTTCGACTCATAGATCATCCCGATATGCCATCGAGCCACCGGAGGGACTTGAACCCCCGACCGGCTGATTACAAATCAGCTGCTCTACCATCTGAGCTACGGTGGCATGTCGGGATCTTTTCCCAAGCCGAGGCTGAAATCCAACACCGGCAAGGCGGGACTTCGTCACCTGAGTTACACCTTGGACAAAACTCGAGACTTCAAAACCTCCGTGGCACACATTTTGCATAGCCTTGAAATTTAGAGACGATTTTAATATATGTCAAATTATTTCAGCTAAAAAATAAAGAAAAATAATAGTGAGAAATATAGAGTATTTATAACCATTTACACGACAGCGCAATATAACCTCATCTAACTTCACCCGATATCCGCTTCACCACAGTACCGGAAGGAGTGTCCTCAAGCTGCAGACCTTTCTTAAGAAAATAGTGGCGAATTTCATCAGATCGTGCCCAATCCTTACTATCCCTTGCCGCCTCTCTCTCTTCAATAAGCGTCAAATCTTCCTGAGACAATTCGACTTCATCTTCTGACGTTACACCGATAACCGAATCGATTTTACTCAGAATGGAGAGAATATGGCTGGCTTCTTCTTTCTTCAGTTTCCCATCGTCAATTCTTCTATTCTCTTCCCTGACCCAGTTGAAGACAAATCCCATCGCCTCAGCTATATTTAAATCCTTATTCATAGCGCTTGTGAATTCTTCCAGTACATTCGAACTATCTGGCGTCAATTCACCGGATTGTATTTCCGCAATCCCTTCCAATCTCCGTTTAAAATCCTGAAGCCTCAGCACTGAATTGTCAGCAGCTGCCAGATGTTCCTCTGTAAGATTGATCTTCTGACGGTAGTGCGAAGAAATGAGAAGATAGCGAATGGCGAGAGGGTTGTACCCCTTCTTCAGCAATGCAGGCAACGTATAGTAATTACCCAGCGATTTGCTCATCTTTGTGCCGTCTACAATAAGATGTTCACAGTGTACCCAACAGTTTGCAAACCTTCCCCCTGTGGCACAAATACTCTGCGCTATTTCATTCTCGTGATGGGGAAAGATGAGATCGACACCGCCGCAATGAATGTCGAATTCTTCTCCGAGATATTGCATCGACATGGCGGAACATTCCACATGCCAACCGGGGCGTCCCCTTCCCCAGGGGGCATCCCACGAAACTTCTCCATCCTCAGGTTTCCACCCTTTCCAGAGGGCAAAATCGTTGATATTCTCTTTGTCGTATTCGTCGTCTGCCACACGTTGCGTCGAAGTGAGCGATTGGGTGTCAATTCGAGACAAACGCCCGTACTCAGGGTACGATGACAGTTTGAAGAAAACTGAGCCGTCATCAGTAGCATATGCGTGTCCTCGATCCATAAGGGATGAAATGAGATCGATAATATGAGGAATATGTTGTGTTGCAGCAGGGTATTCATCCGCCTCCAAAATGCCAAGTGTGCTGACGTCTTCCATGAACGCCGCCCGGTACCTTTCCGTAAATTGCACTAAGGTTTCATTTTCCTCGGCGCATTTTGCGATAATTTTGTCATCCACATCAGTAAGATTCATAACGTGGAGAACACGGTAACCGATAAAGCGAAGATATCGCTTCAGAAGGTCAAAAAAGAGGAACGATCGACAGTTGCCAATATGGGCGAAATCGTACAGCGTAGGACCGCACGTATACAGTCGTACCGTATCTCCCTCAATAGGCTTGAACTCCTCAACTCGTCTGGTGAACGTATTATGGAGACGAAGACCCATCTTCACTTCACAGGTTTTATCATATTGGAATCGATCTTGACGGAGATAGCTTGCTGGATCCCATCAACATGAAGTACAAAACGTTGGTCAGTATCTTTCCTTGAAAGGGTACCTCTGACACCCCGCAGCGGGCCGCCAATGACTTCCACCTCCTCCCCTATATCAAAAAAGTCGTGCGGATCAGGAATGAAACCACCCTCAAGTATCTGCCGCACCGCCTCTACCTGTTCAGACGGTACAATAGCGTATTCGCCCTTAAACTTTACGATATGGTGGACGCCGATCGTCTGCAATACGTAAAGAGCGTGGTTGAGGGGGATATGAACAAAAAGGTAACTGTTAAATAACGGCATCCAGACCCACTTCTTGCGATCCTTCCAGAACCGCAACTTCTTGACGAGAGGTAGATAGGTCTTTATCCCTTTCTCTCTAAGTTGCTCATCAGCCGTTTTTTCGTGGCGAGGCTTAGTATAGACGGCAAGCCATACTTCCTCCACTCCATTCTCATTCATTGCAAGGCAAGATCGATAATAGTTTTTATTACTTTCTCAAAAGAAACACCCGCTTGCTTTGCCGCCTTGGGAACAAGGCTTGTACCGGTAAGTCCGGGCAATGTATTTACTTCAAGACAGTAGTATTCGTTTTCCGGATTGAGCCGAAAATCGACACGGCAATAATGACGACAACCGATGAGATCAGCGATCTTTTTGGATGCGTTGACAATTAACTCAACCAGGGAAGAAGGTAAATCAGCCGGACAGATATAGTCAGACATTCCTGCTGTGTACTTACATTTGTAATCGTAGAATTCGTGGGAAGGTTTAATCTCGATAACAGGTAGAGCATCCCCGCCAAGAATGCCCACGGTGATCTCTCTTCCGGGGATATACTCCTCGATCATAACATCACCACCGAACTCCTGGGCTATTTCAACGGCAGCGTCTATCTCTGAGGCACTGTGCACAATTGAAACACCCATTGTACTTCCGTCTGCGTTTGGTTTAACAACAACCGGATAGGAGAATCTCTCTTCGCTGGTTTTTACCTCACCAAAAGAACCGCCTTCAATCATCAGCCACGATGCAGTTGTAAGACCGTTTTCTCTAAGCAACAGCTTTGTCCTGTTTTTGTCCATAGCGAGAGCCGATGCTTTGGCACCAGAGCCCGTATACCTGATACCATTTTCCTCAAGAACCTGCTGAACGCCGCCATCTTCACCTTCACCGCCGTGGAGCGCGATGAAGACCACTTCTGTACTCTTAAGAATTGGAATCACCGCTTCAAGTGCGCCCTCGTAGGGGCAAGGAATGACTTCCATCCCAAGAGTGTCTACAGCTTCCACCACCGCCCGACCCGTTGAGAGCGATACCTCTCTCTCGGAGGAATTGCCCCCCATCAATACAGCAACTGTCATTTGGAACTCTTGTCTCCGATTATAAAGTCAATACAGTCGGTTAAGTTGTTGCCTGATAAATCAATCTCTAACATAGCTTGTGCCAGTATTCTTTCTGTAAGTTTACCGTTTCCCGTACGGACAAGGACAGTTTTCATTGATAGTGCTTTCCCAGCTCTGATATCCGCTTCAGAGTCGCCAATAATATAAGACCGATCCAGTTCAATCGAGTGATCCTTCGCCGCCCGTTCAAAGAGTGCTGTCCCCGGTTTGCGACATCGGCATCCTTCATCGGGATGATGGGGACAAACATACACGCCTAAAAGCGGGATGCCAGACGCCTCGAATTGGTCCTCAATAAAGCGGTGAATAGCGTCCAGATTCTCTTGTTTGATCTTTCCCCTGGCAATACCTGATTGATTGGTGACAATGATGAAAGCAAACTCCTGATCATCGAGATTCTGCAGCGCTACAAGTGCATTAGGGAAGAACTGAAACTGATCCAGCGAAGAGATGTAACCCGGATCCGGATTCAATGTCCCGTCTCTATCCAAGAATACTACTGTCCGTGATTCAGAATGATTCACGCTTCGATCTCTATTGGTTTGACTTCTTTAAGGGTAACAGAACTTCTGATCAGGCA is a window of Candidatus Neomarinimicrobiota bacterium DNA encoding:
- the cysS gene encoding cysteine--tRNA ligase, whose translation is MGLRLHNTFTRRVEEFKPIEGDTVRLYTCGPTLYDFAHIGNCRSFLFFDLLKRYLRFIGYRVLHVMNLTDVDDKIIAKCAEENETLVQFTERYRAAFMEDVSTLGILEADEYPAATQHIPHIIDLISSLMDRGHAYATDDGSVFFKLSSYPEYGRLSRIDTQSLTSTQRVADDEYDKENINDFALWKGWKPEDGEVSWDAPWGRGRPGWHVECSAMSMQYLGEEFDIHCGGVDLIFPHHENEIAQSICATGGRFANCWVHCEHLIVDGTKMSKSLGNYYTLPALLKKGYNPLAIRYLLISSHYRQKINLTEEHLAAADNSVLRLQDFKRRLEGIAEIQSGELTPDSSNVLEEFTSAMNKDLNIAEAMGFVFNWVREENRRIDDGKLKKEEASHILSILSKIDSVIGVTSEDEVELSQEDLTLIEEREAARDSKDWARSDEIRHYFLKKGLQLEDTPSGTVVKRISGEVR
- a CDS encoding GTP-binding protein is translated as MAKEKFERTKPHINVGTIGHVDHGKTTLTAAMTLLLSKRGLSEIRTFDSIDN
- a CDS encoding UpxY family transcription antiterminator yields the protein MEEVWLAVYTKPRHEKTADEQLREKGIKTYLPLVKKLRFWKDRKKWVWMPLFNSYLFVHIPLNHALYVLQTIGVHHIVKFKGEYAIVPSEQVEAVRQILEGGFIPDPHDFFDIGEEVEVIGGPLRGVRGTLSRKDTDQRFVLHVDGIQQAISVKIDSNMIKPVK
- a CDS encoding D-alanine--D-alanine ligase; this encodes MTVAVLMGGNSSEREVSLSTGRAVVEAVDTLGMEVIPCPYEGALEAVIPILKSTEVVFIALHGGEGEDGGVQQVLEENGIRYTGSGAKASALAMDKNRTKLLLRENGLTTASWLMIEGGSFGEVKTSEERFSYPVVVKPNADGSTMGVSIVHSASEIDAAVEIAQEFGGDVMIEEYIPGREITVGILGGDALPVIEIKPSHEFYDYKCKYTAGMSDYICPADLPSSLVELIVNASKKIADLIGCRHYCRVDFRLNPENEYYCLEVNTLPGLTGTSLVPKAAKQAGVSFEKVIKTIIDLALQ
- a CDS encoding HAD family hydrolase, translated to MNHSESRTVVFLDRDGTLNPDPGYISSLDQFQFFPNALVALQNLDDQEFAFIIVTNQSGIARGKIKQENLDAIHRFIEDQFEASGIPLLGVYVCPHHPDEGCRCRKPGTALFERAAKDHSIELDRSYIIGDSEADIRAGKALSMKTVLVRTGNGKLTERILAQAMLEIDLSGNNLTDCIDFIIGDKSSK